The Elusimicrobiota bacterium genomic interval CATCCGCGGGGGGCAGGCCTTTTCCATATTCAACAGCGCGACCCGGCGACTGCGCCGGCCGCCCACCTCCCGCCTCGACGAGGTCGCGCCGCCCGGCTTTCCGGATCCGCGCTGAACGGCGGGCTCAGGGAGCCGCCGCCTCCTTGCGCACGCGGTCTCCCACCCTCACGATCCCGGTCTGGATGACGCGGGCGTAGAGACCGCGCAGCCGTTGGGCCCGCCCGTCGGGGGACTTGGTCAGGTCGTTGGCTGGTTTGCCGTAGTGGCGTTCGAACTTGCTGCAGCCGGTATGCGGGTGGGCGGTGACCTCGATCACCACCTGGCCGACGCGCAACCGCGTGCCCGCGGGGAGGTTCTCCTCGTGGAGGTCGAGATCGACGACCAGATTGTCTCCGGATAGATCTCCACGCCCGTTCCCCCCAGAGATGGCGGCCAGGAACCGCGCGTTGATGAGCGAGACCTGCGCCGAGGGGTCCGCGTCGGGTCCGAGACTCCAACGGTCGCCCCCAACGCCGCTCTCCGGGCTGAGGGCCGCCTCAGACAAGACCCGGCGCTCCTCGCCGGGCAGGCGCAGGACGATGCGCTCCAGCACGCCCCCGTCCTTTGGGCTGCTGCCAGCCAGTTCCAGGAGTCGGCGCATTTCCATCGGCCTCCATTATAGGAAAAGGCGAACCGGCCCGGCAAAGAAGTAGAATGGACCTTGCCCATGGAGACGATCGACGCGGTCATCGTAGGCGCCGGAGTCGTGGGCTTGGCCACGGCCGCGCGTCTGGCCCGGTCCGACAACAACGTCGTCGTCCTCGAGCGCCACAGTCGCCACGGCCTGGAGACCTCGTCGCGGAACAGCGAGGTGATCCACGCCGGCCTCTACTACCCGCCGGGCAGCCTCAAGGCCCGGTTCTGCGTCGCCGGCCGCCGCAAGCTCTATGAGATCGGCGAACGGCACGGAGTGTTCTGCCGCCGCACCGGAAAGCTTCTCGTCGCCTGCGCCCCTGAAGAGGTTAAGAAGCTCGAGAGCCTCCGCGCCCAAGGGCGAGCCAACGGCCTCGTAGGCCTCGAGCTGGTGGAAAAAGCCGACATCCCCGGCTTGGCGCCCGGGGTGAGCGCCATCGCCGGCCTTTGGTCCCCCGAGACCGGCATCGTTGACACCGAAGAGCTCATGCGCTACTTCCTGCTCAAAGCCCAGGAGGCCGGAGCCATCTTCCTGTGGGACTCCGAGCTGACCTGCGTCTCACGCGCAGGCGGCTGCTACCGTCTGGGCGTCAAGGGAATGGCCGATCCCATTTTAGCCCGCTGCGTCGTCAATGCGGCGGGCCTGGCCTCCGACCGCGTGGCCGGCCTCGCCGGTCTCGACTGCGATGCCGCAGGCTGCCGGCTCCATTGGTTCAAAGGCGAATACTTCAGCCTGCGCCGGGCGCTGCCCATCAGGCCCCTGGTCTATCCCGTCCCCGCGGAGCACGGCCTCGGCATCCACCTCACGGTGGACCGGCAGGGCCGCCACCGCCTCGGGCCGAACGCTTTCGCGGTGGATGCCCTGGATTACGACGTGGACCCCGGCCACCGCGGCTCATTCTTCGAGGCGGCCTCCCGCTATCTGCCGGACCTCAAGCCCGAGGACCTCGCCCCGGGCACGGCCGGCATCCGGCCCAAGCTCTCCACGGACGGCTCCTTCCGCGATTTCTTCATCGCCGAGCAATCCGGCCGCGGCCTGCCCGGCTGGGTCGACCTCATCGGGATCGATTCGCCGGGCCTCACCGGCAGCCCGGCCATCGCCGACTTCGTGGCCAATTTGCTAGAATGGCCCGCTTGAAGAAAATAGCGTTCCTGATTCCACTTTTCAGCCTTTGCTCCTGCAGCCTAAACTCCTTGGCCCTGCGCTCGACCGCGGAGTTCCTCGACCGCGGCGTCGCGGCCTATTACGACGAATCCGACCCTCAACTCGCCCGGGAGGCCATGGTCTCCCAGCTCAAGTTCGTCGAAGGTCTGCTGCAGAGCGCGCCCAAGAATCCTCGCCTCAACCGCCTGGCCGCGGAAGGCTTCGGGAGCTACACTTTCCTCTTCATAGAGGACTCGCAGCCGGAGCGGGCCAAGGGCTTCTATCTCCGGGGCCGCGACTATGCGCTCAGGGGCCTCAGCGCCCGGCCGGTTCTGGCGAATCTTTCCGCCATGCTGCCCGACGACTTGGATAAGGCGCTCAAGAGGGCGGGCAAGGCCGACGCCCCAGACCTCTTCTGGGCGGCCTTCTGTTGGTCCGGGTTCATCAACTTATCCAGGGACTCTCCCGATGCCGTGGCCGAGCTCCCCAAGGCCGTGGCGCTCATGAAGCGTTCGCACGAGCTGGACCCGGACTACGACTTCGCCGGTTCCGACATGTTCTTCGGCGTGTACTTCGCCTCGCGGCCCAAACTGCTGGGCGGCGACACGAAGAAGGCCCAAGAACATTTCAAGTGGGCCGAACGCCTCACGGAAGGGAAATACCTCATGGTCTACTTGCTGGAGGCCAAGACCTTGGCCGTGGCCTTGCAGGACCGCGCGCTCTTCGAGAGCCTCCTCGCCAAGGTCAAGGAATCCCCGGCCGGCCGCCTGCCCCAAGCCAGGCTCGCCGACGAGGTGGCCAAGCTCAAGGCCGCTGCCCTCATGGAGAGGATCGATGACCTGTTCTAGTCTTTTCCTAGCCCTGTCTTTGGCCCTGCCGAGCTCGGCCCCCGCAGCCGAACCCCAGGTCATCATCAAGTTCGCGACCTTGGCGCCGGACGGCTCCACATGGATGAAGGTCATGAACGACCTCAATGCGGAGCTCCAGGCCAAGACCGCGGGCCGGGTCAAGTTCAAGTTCTATGCGGGGGGGGTCCAGGGCGACGAGACCGACGTGGTCAAGAAGATCCGCATCGGGCAGATCCAGGCCGCGGGCTTCACGGGCGTGGGCCTGGGCCAGATCGCTCCCGCGGTGCGCATACTCGACGCCCCCTGGCTCTTCCACGACAACGCCGAGGCTGATATCATCCGCCAGGCCTTCGCCAAGGACCTCACTGCCGCCGTCGAGAAGGGGGGGTATGTCCTTCTGGGATGGACCGAACTGGGCTGGGTCTACGTGTTCAGCCGCAGCCCCGTCAACTCCCCGGAGGACATGCAGAGAGCCAAGATGTGGGTCTGGGAGGGCGATCCCATCGCCCAGGCCGCCTACAAAGCCCTGGGCGTCACCCCGCGGCCGCTCTCCGTCGTGGATGTCATGTCGTCCCTGGAGACCGGGATGGTCGACGGCGTCTACGGCCCCCCGATGGGAGTGACCGCGCTGCAGTGGTTCCGCCGGACCAAATTCATCTACAACGTGCCGATAGCGGACTCCATGGGCGCGGTGCTCCTGTCCCGCAAGGCCTTCGACGCCATCCCCGAGTCCGACCGCAAGGTCCTGCTCGAGGTCGGCGCACGGCACCTCAAGCGCCTGGGCCAGCTCTCGCGCCGGGAGAACGAGGACGCCCTGGCCGCTCTGCAGAAGCAGGGCCTGACCCTTTCGGCCAAGGCCGCCCCCGAGATGATGAAGCGCTACGAGGAACTGGGCCGGCTGGCCCGGCGGGAGCTGGTCGGCACGCTCTACCCGGCGGAGCTCCTCGACCGGGTCGAGAAGGCGCTCGCCGACCTGCGGGCCAAAAGCGGTGGCAAGACTAAAAAAGGCTGAGTCCGTCCTGCTCGGTCTGGAGAGCATCGCCCTCGTGGGCATATTGCTCTTCCTGGTGGCGATGTCCTTCCTCCAGGTGGTCCTGCGCCAGTTCTTCGGCGGCGGCATCCTCTGGTGCGACACCTTGCTGCGCCACCTGGTCCTCTGGGTCGGGTTCCTGGGCGCTGCGCGCGCCGCCGCCGAGGAGAAGCATTTCGCTTTCGAAGCCGTGACCGAGCACCTGCCCGCCCGGCTCCACGGCGCGGCCGCCGCGCTGGCGCGCCTGTGCGCCGCGGCCGTGGCCCTGCTCCTGGCCAAGGCCTCCTGGGCCTTCATGCTCGAGGAGCGCTCCGCTGGCGCGCCCCTGTTCACGGCCGGAGGGCTCGGGGTCCCGGGCTGGCCCTTCGCCGCCATCGTGCCCATCGGGTTCCTGCTGGTCGCCGTCCACGCCGGGCTGCGCCTCTGGGTGGAGAAGGTCCCCGAGGAAGGCAGGACCCCGTGATCTGGGCCATCACCGCGGCCGTGCTCGTGTTGGCCTTCCTGGGTGCGCCCATCTTCGCCCTGATGGGAGGGCTGGCCCTGTGGCTCTTCCAAAGCGCCGGGATCGCCTCGACCGCGGTCATCATCGAGCTCTATCGCCTCGCCACTTTGCCCTCTTTGATCGCCATCCCGCTGTTCACCTTCGCGGGCTACGCGCTGGCGGAGTCCGGCGCCCCCAAGCGCTTGGTGGCCTTGGCTGAGGCCCTCTTCAGCTGGCTGCCCGGCGGCGTGGCCATGTCCGCGCTGCTGGCCACCGCCCTCTTCACCGCCTTCACCGGAGCCTCCGGCGTGACCATCATCGCTTTGGGCGGGCTCATCTATCCGCTGCTGCGGCGCCAGGGCTACCCAGAGGACTTCTCCTTGGGCCTGGTGACCACGACCGGCAGTCTGGGGCTCCTCTTCCCGCCGAGCCTGCCCATCATCCTCTACGCCCTCGTGGGCAAGGTCTCCATCGACCGGCTCTTCGCGGCCGCGGCCGTGCCTGGACTGGTCCTGCTCGCTATTCTCGGCGGCTACGCCATGCTCGTGGCCGCCCGCCACGGTGTGCCCCGCGTGCCCTTCTCGCTGGCGACGGCGCTGCAGGCCGCGCGCGCAGCGGCCTGGGAGATACCGCTGCCCTTCCTCATCATCGGCGGCATCTACAGCGGCAAGTTCACCGCCTCCGAGGCCGCCGCCATCATGGCCTTCTATGTGGTGGCCGTCGAAGTCCTGGTCTACGGGGACCTGAGCTGGCGCGACCTGCCCCGGGTCGTGCGCCGCAGCATGATGCTGGTCGGCGCCATCCTCATCGTCCTGGGTACGGCCCTGGGCCTGACCAACTATCTCATCGATGCCGAGGTCCCGGCGCGCATCTTCGGATTCCTCAGGCTCCACCTGCACAGCCAGTGGGCCTTCCTCGCCTGTCTCAACGTCTTCCTCCTCGTGGTCAACATGGTGGAGATATTCTCGGCCATCATCATCGTGGTGCCCATCATCGTGCCCGTGGCCCTGCAGTACGGCATCGACCCCATCCATCTGGGGACCCTATTCTTGCTCAACCTCGAGATCGGCTACATGACGCCGCCTTTGGGCCTCAACCTTTTCCTGTCGAGCCGGCGCTTCGACAAGCGTCTGCCCGCCCTCTACCGGGCGACCATGCCGTTCTGGGCCGTGCTCCTCGTCGCCCTGGCCCTGGTCACCTATCTGCCGCGCCTGAGCCTCTGGCTCCCCGACCTCCTGAGGATACTATGAAACCATCGACGCGCAGCAGCGACCTGAAGCCTGAAGAGAAGCGGCGCCTCCTAGACCGAATCGAGTCTTCGCCGGCCTACCGCAAAGCCTACGAAGACGCGGAGTTCATGCAGCGCCGGGAACTCCGGCCCATCCGCCTGCAGTTGGAGCTGCTCAAGCCGGAAATGGTGCTGGCCGAGAACAAGATCAAGTCCACGGTCGTCGTGTTCGGTTCGGCGCGGGTGATGCCGCCCGAGCAGGCCAGCCGGGAACTGTCCCAGGCGCAAGCCAAGGCCAAAGCCGAACCCAGCGACTACGAACTGGCGCAGGACGTCAACCGGGCCCAGATGAAGGTCGAGTTCTCCCGCTACTACGAGGAGGCCCGCCGCTTCGCGGCCATCATCTCCCAGGCTCAGCAGTCCGACAAGCGCCTGGAGTTCGTCATCGTGACCGGAGGCGGCCCCGGCATCATGGAGGCGGCCAACCGCGGCGCCTATGAGACCGACTGCCGCTCCATCGGCCTCAACATCACCCTGCCGCACGAGCAAGACCCCAACCCGTTCATCACGCCGGAGCTTTCTTTCCAGTTCCACTACTTCGCGCTGCGCAAGATGCACTTCATGATGCGGGCCAAGGCCATGGTGGCGTTCCCCGGCGGCTTCGGGACCCTCGACGAACTCTTCGAGACCCTGACCCTCGTGCAGACCGGCAAGAAACGGCCCATCCCCATCGTGCTCTTCGGCCGCGAGTTCTGGAAACGAGTCATCGACTTCGACTATCTGGCCGAGACAGGGATGATCCACTGGGAGGACACCCGATTGGTGGCCATCGTCGAGAAAGCCGAGGAAGGCTGGGCCCACATCCGCAATTTCTGGAAGGAGCACCGCTCCAGCGGCCGCATGCCGTGATGCCATGGTAGCCTCCGGCCTGGTGGCTCTCGCGCTCATGGCCGGCTCGCCCTCGGCCTGGGCGGGCGACGATTTTCTGGCGCTGGTGCGCAAAGCCCGAGGCCGCCAGGAGCCCGAGGAGCGCGTCGAGTATTTCTCGCGCGCGATCGCGGCCTGGACGCCCGGCCACGGCAGCGGCCTGCTGGCTTCGTGCTACTTCGGCCGCGGCGAGGCCCGCTACCAGACCGGCGATTTCGCCCAGGCTCTGCCCGACCTGGCCAAATCCTTGGAGGGGGACCTCAACAACGCGCGGGCGGTGTTCCTGCGCGGGAGGATACTCCTGCATCAGACGCTCCTGGAACCTGAGCCTTCGGCCCGTTCCGCCGCTCAGGCGGAGCAGGCTCTGGCTGATTACGCCGCGGTCAAGCCGGAGGATGTCGAAGGCCTCCTCGCTCTGGGCCGCGCGCAGGTCCTGGCCGGCCACCTCGCCGCAGCCCAAGGCGTTTTCGGCCGGGCGCGCAAGCTCGTCCCCTCCGATCCCCGTCCCGGCCTCGGGCTCGGCCGGGCTTTCCTGGCCGCGCGGGAATTCAGCCGCGCGCGCGAGACCCTCGACGACGCCGATGCCCTGGCCCGCGGCCGCGAGGCCGATGTCTTGACGGAGCGCGCCAAGTGCCGGCGGGCGCAGGGGGATGAACTCGGGGCGCTCGCGGACTACGACCGGGCCCTGCCCCGGCATGAAGACCTCCTCCTGGACCTGTCCCGCTCACATGCGCCTGCCGCGGACATCGAAGAGCGCGAGGCCGACGCCGGCCGCGCCTATTACGGCCGCGGACGCATCCGCGAGTCGCGCGGCGACGCGCCCGGGGCTTTGGCCGATTATGAGGCCGGCTGCCGGCACGGCATCGAGGCCTGCTGCCGCAAGGCCAAGGAGTTCTCCGCGGTCAAGCCGCGGCAGCCCGAGACCCGGCCCGCCCCGGCCAAGCCGCCCAGGAAACCCAAGCGCCGCGAGCTGCCGAACCCGTCCAGCGACCCCGGGGACCGCCTATACGGCTCCTAAGCCGGCGCGTCTGCGCTCCTCGCCCATTTGATATAATCGCTCTGCTTGAAGAGCCACCTGTTGCTAGCGGCGCTGGCCATGGTCTGCGCCCCTGCGGCGCACGCCGTCCTGCCCGAGACAGACAAGCTGATCCTGCAAGGTCTCGATGCGGCCTACAGCCTGGACTTCGAGCGTTCCGCCTCCCTTTTCACCGAGGCAGGCCGCTTGGAGCCGGAACATCCGGTCGGGCCTTTCTTCCTCGCCTCGCTGCAGTGGCTCCAGTACTCCCAGAACGCCGACGTCCCCGGGACGGTCGACTCGCTCGAGCCGAAATTCAACCAGATCATGGACCAAGCCCTGGACCGTGCCCGGAAGATGTACGCGAAAAAGCACGACGACGCCGAAGCGAACTTCTACCTGGGAGCCATCTACGGGATGAAGGGGCGCTGGTTCCTGCTGAAGTACAAATGGATCCGGGCGGCCCGCTACGGCTTCAAGGGCTATAAATACTTGAAGCGGGCAGTCGAACTCGATCCCGAGTGCTACGATGCCTACCTGGGGATGGGCATGTACGACTATTACTCGGACACCCTGCCGACCGTCGTGAAGTTCGCGGCCAACATGATCGTCCGCGGAGACAAGCGGCGGGGGCTGCGCTACATCCAGATGACGATGGAGAAGGGCCATTACAGCGTCACGGAGGCGAAGATCTTCCTGGTCGGAATCCTGTCCGTCTACGAGAAGCAGCCGGACAAGGCCCTGCAAATGGTCCAGGAGCTGCGCCTCCACAATCCTGGAAACCTTTTCTTTGTCCTGATGGAGATGGGGCCCCGGATCATCCTCCGAGACTGGAACGGGGCCATAGCCTTCGGGGAGTTCCTGGCCCCCCGGGTCCGCGAACTCCCCTACACGAAGCCGCACACCAGCCTCTTCGACCTCTATCTGGGGGAGGCCTACCTGGGGGCCAAGGATTACCTCAAAGCGACCGACATATTCAACCGCTGCATCGAGGCTGCCCCCGAACCCAGGAAGGCGACGGTCACCCACTGTCATCTGCGCCGGGCCCAGACTTTGGACCTCCTGGGTCGGCGGACGGAAGCCGTCCTGGACTACACGTTCGTCAAGGAGCGCCCCGATTTCTTCGACTCGCAGGACAAGGCCAAGCGGGGCCTGAAGGCGGCCGCCACATACGAAGAGGTCCTCCGTCAACTCCAGCAGTGATGCCTTCGGTCCTTAGGGGAGTCGCGCGCTCCGGCAGGCAAAAGCCCAAGACACGTCTTGAAAATTTAATGTCCGCACGGTATGCTTTGGGCGTATGGCCGAAGCGGACCCCTACCAGGTTTGGCTCGATGATTACAAGCGCGAGATCGATGCCTTAGCCGCCAAGCCCCTCGCGCCCAGCCGGGAAGCGGGCCGCCGCGCCCAGGCCGCATTCTCTTCCTGGTGGCAGTCAGAATTGGGATCTCCTGCGGCGCCGCCGATCGCGGAGCCGGCCGCCCCGCCCGGACCGGGATCCTTCGACCGCTTCGAAGCCATGGCCCAGGAGAAGGCTTCTTTGAAGTCGGAACTCGGACTGGCCAGACAGGAGAACGGACAACTGCGCCAGCGTCAAGAGGAATCGCGGGCGGCCCGGGAGGAGTTGGAAGCCGAGCTCCTGCGCCTGAAGGACACCCATGACCGCGCCCTGGCGAGCCTCCAGGAGAAGGTCCGCCTTCTGGAAGACCGTATCCAGGCGCAGCGCCGGGACAAGGCCAACGCGGAGAAGGCGTTCGAGCGCTTGGAGGTCCGCGGCCAGGCTCTGGACGCGGACCTGCGCCAAGCCGCGACGGAGAGCGCCGCGGCCGAGCGGGACGCTCTGGAGGCGCGCCGCCACCTCGCAGAAGCAGAACCCGAGTTGCAGCGCCTCAAGCAGGAATGGGCCGCCGCGCAGGCGACGATCACGGAGCTGCGGCGCCAAGCCTCGTCCTATCAGGAGCGGGTGGTCGATTTCCAGGAGCACACCGGCTCCGACTTGGCGCTGCTGCGACAGGAGCTGCGCGAATTCCTCATCAAGGTCAAGCGGCTCATCGACGAGGCTGCAGGCAGGCAGACCTAGAATCCCTTTCGCGACGCAGCGCGTCGCGAAACCGGCCGGCCCCCATCTGAGGGGGGCCGGCCGTTCCGTTGGGGGATGGCCTTCCTTTATAATTAGCACTCCAACAAACCGATTGACAGCTTTGGCAGTGTCATGCTAAAATAGCAGACGACAACGCCGAGTGCTAGTTATGACACTCGCCGATCAACAGACTGATATCCGGAGGTAACGCAACATGGCCGAAGCGACGCTGAGCAAAGTAAAGATCCAGCCCTTGGGCGACCGCGTGCTGGTCAAGCCGGTCGAAGCGAAGGAAATCAAACGGGGGGGAATCATCATCCCCGACACCGCCAAGGAAAAGCCCCAGGAAGGAGAGGTGGTCGCGGTGGGTAAAGGCAAGATGACCGAGGAAGGCAAGGTCCTGCCCATGGACGTCAAGCCCGGCGACCGCATCCTTTACGGCAAATACTCGGGCAACGAGATCAAGATCGACGATGTCGAACACCTGATCATGCATCAGGACGACATCCTCGGCATCCTCAAGTAGCTATCCTAATTATATAGGCAAGAAGAGAGGGAAACACCAACATGGCAAAACAAATCGCTTACTCGGATGAGGCGCGCAGGCACCTCAAAAACGGCGTGGAGAAGCTGGCCAACGCCACCAAGATCACCCTCGGCCCCCGCGGCCGCTCCGTGATCCTGGAGAAGAAATTCGGCTCCCCGTCCGTTCTGGACGACGGCGTCACCATCGCCAAGGACATCGAACTGGAGAATCCCTTCGAGAACATGGGCGCCCAGCTCGCCCGCGAAGTCGCCTCCAAGACCAACGACGTGGCCGGCGACGGCACCACCACAGCCATCGTCCTGACGCAGTCCCTGCTGGTCGAGGGCATCAAGAACATCACGGCCGGCGCCAACGCCAAGGCCATCGAGCGGGGCATGCACAAGGCCCTCGAGATGGTGGTCAAGGAGCTCAAGAAGAACACCAAGCCGGTCAAGACCAAGGAAGAGAAGGCCCAGGTGGCCACCATCTCCTCCAACGACCGGGTCATCGGCGACCTCATCGCCCAGGCCATGGAGAAGGTCGGGCACGAGGGCCTCATCACCGTCGAGGAAGGCAAGTCCGCCGAGACCACCCTCGAAGTGGTGGAAGGCATGCAGTTCGACCGGGGCTACATCTCGCCCTACTTCATCACCGACTCCGAGCGCATGGAGACGGTCCTGGAGAACCCGGCCATCCTCATCTCAGACAAGAAGGTGTCCTCCATGCAGGACCTCCTGCCCATCCTCGAGAAGGTCGTGCAGTCCGGGAAGGCCTTCGTGCTCATCGCCGAGGACGTGGACGGCGAGGCCCTGGCCACCCTCGTGGTCAACAAGCTGCGCGGGACCATCAAGGCCGTGGCCGTTAAGGCCCCGGGCTTCGGCGACCGGCGCAAGGAGATGCTCCAGGACATCGCGGTCCTGACCAACGGCCAGGTCATCAGCGAGGAACTCGGCCACAAGCTCGAGAAGATCGGCATGGACATGCTGGGCTCGGCCAAGCGCGTGGTCATCGACAAGGAGAACACCACCATCATCAACGGCGGCGGCGACAAGTCCGAGATCAAGAAGCGCGCCGAGTCCATCCGCAAGCAGATCGAGGAGACCACCTCCGACTATGACAAGGAGAAGCTCCAGGAGCGGCTGGCCAAGCTCTCCGGCGGCGTGGCGGTCATCAACGTCGGAGCGGCCACCGAGACCGAGATGAAGGCCAAGAAGGCCAAGGTCGAGGACGCCTCCAACGCGACTCGCGCGGGCGTGGAAGAAGGAATGATCGCCGGCGGTGGCGTGGCGCTCCTGCGCGCGGCCTCGGTCCTGGACAAGTTCGCGGGCGTAGACGACGACGAGACCACGGGCGGAGAGATCGTGCGCCGGGCCCTGCAATCCCCCATCCGCCAGATCGCGGAGAATTCCGGCCTGGAGGGCTCCGTGGTGGTACAGAAGGTCCTCACCTCGACCCAGAACGTCGGGCTCAACGCCGACAACGGGGAGTACGTGGACCTCTTCAAGGCCGGGATCGTCGACCCCCTCAAGGTCACGCGCACGGCCCTGGAGAACGCGGTATCCTTGGTCGGGACCATCCTGACCACCGAAGTCCTGGTCGCGGACATCCCGGAGAAGAAGGAATCCATGCCGGGAGGCCCCCACGGCCACGGCGGTGACATGTACTAAGCCGCACCAGGCCGGCGCCGTCAGCCGGCCTTGCGTCCGCGCCCCCGGTCCGACAGGACCGGGGGCGCCTCATTCCCGGTCTCCGCCCCGATCGTTTTTCCAGGACGATTCTGTGGTATAATATACATCTCGTTGATCCTTGACAACTTAACCAAAATACGCTACAGCATCCACGCCGCGGCGCAAAGGTCCGGCCGAGACCCAGGCCGAGTAGGCCTTGTGGTCGTGACCAAGTACGCGACCACGCAGCAGGTCCGCGAGGTCATCGCCTCCGGCATGGTTTCCGAGATCGGCGAGAGCAGGGTCCAGACCGCCGAGGCGAAGCGTTGCGAACTGGGAGAGCTTGCGGAGCGGGTCCGCTGGCGGCTCATCGGGCATCTGCAGACCAACAAGGCCCGCAAGGCCGCGCAGGTCTTCGACGCCGTGGATTCGGTGGACAGCCCGCATGTGGCGCAAGCCCTGGAGAAGGCCTTGGCCCCGGCTGGGAAGACCTTGCCGGTCTTGGTGCAGGTCAAGCTCACGGACCGCGACACCCAAGGGGGGGTCGCCCCGGAAGCCCTGGAGAGCCTCCTGCAAGAGCTCAGAGCGTATCCGCATCTGGAAGTCCGCGGCCTGATGACCATCGCGCCGCAGGCGGGGACTCCGGAGGATGTCCGGCCGCATTTCCGGCGCATGCGCGGTTGGTTCGACAGATTTTTCGCAGGCCGGCCCGAGGCGCAGTTGTCCATGGGCATGAGTAGCGATTACGAAGTGGCCGTAGAGGAAGGTTCCACGCTAGTCCGGTTGGGTTCGGTCGTTTTCGGTCAATAGACCATCGTAGAGGGAGGGTACTGCATGATCGTCAAAGTCCGTGTCATCCCAAACGCAGAGGACAACGAGGTGGTCAGCCGCATCGGGAGCGTTCTTCGGGTGAAGGTCACGGCCCCGGCCATAGACGAGAAGGCGAACGCGACGCTCAAGAATTACCTGGCTGAGTTCTTCGAAGTCCCGTCCCGGCGGGTCAACATCCTGCGCGGCGCCAACGGCCGCGAGAAGACCGTGGAGATCGTGGGCCGGACCGAAGAGCAGCTCAAACGGGTGATGGAGTCCATCCCGTAAGCGCGCCCGCGCTCACGAGATAGCGATTCGATAGACACCCGCGCGCATGGGGCCGCAGGCCCCTGCCGCGGGTGTCTTCGTTTTTGCTATAAATGAAAACACCATGAAGCCATTCCCGGTGCAGGACCCCATCGCGCACATCGCCTGGAAAGGCGACCGCCTGCTCGTCCTCGACCAGAGGCACCTGCCTCGCCGCATCCGCTATGTGACCTGCCGCACGGCGGACGAAGTCGCCCGAGCCATCCGCTCCATGGTCCTGCGCGGGGCGCCCCTGATCGGGGTCGCCGCCGCCTACGGGATGGTCTTGTCCGCGCGGCGGGGCAGCGCGGCGCTCAGGCGCGCGGGACGGCTCTTGCGCCGCGCCCGGCCCACGGCCGTCAACCTCATGCACGGGATCGACGCCATGCTCGCCGCCGGCGAGGGCGTCGCCGAGCATCGTCTGGCACCCGTCTTGGAGGAAGCGGCCGTCGCCTTCCACCGCGAGGACATCGCGGGCAACCGGCGCATGGCCGTCCTGGGAGCTTCCTTGCTCAAGAGGGGCTCCCGCATCATCACCCACTGCAACGCCGGGGCCCTGGCCACCGCGGGGCTGGGCACCGCGGTCGGCGTCATCCGCTACGCGCATCACTTGGGCAAAGTCTCCCAGGTCTATCCATGCGAGACCCGGCCCTACCTCCAGGGTAGCCGCCTCACCTTGTGGGAGCTCATGCAGTCGCGCGTGCCCGCCGCCCTCATCACCGACAACATGGCCGCGCACGTCATGAAGACCTGCGGCATCGACGCCGTGATCGTGGGCTCGGACCGCATCGCGGCCAACGCAGACGTGTGCAACAAGATCGGGACCTACGGCCTGGCCATACTGGCCCGACATCACGGCATCCCGTTCTACGTGGTGGCGCCCACCACCACCGTGGACCTGGCCACGCCGGACGGCTCGCGCATCCCCATCGAGGAGA includes:
- a CDS encoding tetratricopeptide repeat protein produces the protein MVASGLVALALMAGSPSAWAGDDFLALVRKARGRQEPEERVEYFSRAIAAWTPGHGSGLLASCYFGRGEARYQTGDFAQALPDLAKSLEGDLNNARAVFLRGRILLHQTLLEPEPSARSAAQAEQALADYAAVKPEDVEGLLALGRAQVLAGHLAAAQGVFGRARKLVPSDPRPGLGLGRAFLAAREFSRARETLDDADALARGREADVLTERAKCRRAQGDELGALADYDRALPRHEDLLLDLSRSHAPAADIEEREADAGRAYYGRGRIRESRGDAPGALADYEAGCRHGIEACCRKAKEFSAVKPRQPETRPAPAKPPRKPKRRELPNPSSDPGDRLYGS
- the groL gene encoding chaperonin GroEL (60 kDa chaperone family; promotes refolding of misfolded polypeptides especially under stressful conditions; forms two stacked rings of heptamers to form a barrel-shaped 14mer; ends can be capped by GroES; misfolded proteins enter the barrel where they are refolded when GroES binds) — encoded protein: MAKQIAYSDEARRHLKNGVEKLANATKITLGPRGRSVILEKKFGSPSVLDDGVTIAKDIELENPFENMGAQLAREVASKTNDVAGDGTTTAIVLTQSLLVEGIKNITAGANAKAIERGMHKALEMVVKELKKNTKPVKTKEEKAQVATISSNDRVIGDLIAQAMEKVGHEGLITVEEGKSAETTLEVVEGMQFDRGYISPYFITDSERMETVLENPAILISDKKVSSMQDLLPILEKVVQSGKAFVLIAEDVDGEALATLVVNKLRGTIKAVAVKAPGFGDRRKEMLQDIAVLTNGQVISEELGHKLEKIGMDMLGSAKRVVIDKENTTIINGGGDKSEIKKRAESIRKQIEETTSDYDKEKLQERLAKLSGGVAVINVGAATETEMKAKKAKVEDASNATRAGVEEGMIAGGGVALLRAASVLDKFAGVDDDETTGGEIVRRALQSPIRQIAENSGLEGSVVVQKVLTSTQNVGLNADNGEYVDLFKAGIVDPLKVTRTALENAVSLVGTILTTEVLVADIPEKKESMPGGPHGHGGDMY
- a CDS encoding DUF167 domain-containing protein; translated protein: MIVKVRVIPNAEDNEVVSRIGSVLRVKVTAPAIDEKANATLKNYLAEFFEVPSRRVNILRGANGREKTVEIVGRTEEQLKRVMESIP
- a CDS encoding YggS family pyridoxal phosphate-dependent enzyme, whose product is MILDNLTKIRYSIHAAAQRSGRDPGRVGLVVVTKYATTQQVREVIASGMVSEIGESRVQTAEAKRCELGELAERVRWRLIGHLQTNKARKAAQVFDAVDSVDSPHVAQALEKALAPAGKTLPVLVQVKLTDRDTQGGVAPEALESLLQELRAYPHLEVRGLMTIAPQAGTPEDVRPHFRRMRGWFDRFFAGRPEAQLSMGMSSDYEVAVEEGSTLVRLGSVVFGQ
- a CDS encoding LOG family protein, which gives rise to MKPSTRSSDLKPEEKRRLLDRIESSPAYRKAYEDAEFMQRRELRPIRLQLELLKPEMVLAENKIKSTVVVFGSARVMPPEQASRELSQAQAKAKAEPSDYELAQDVNRAQMKVEFSRYYEEARRFAAIISQAQQSDKRLEFVIVTGGGPGIMEAANRGAYETDCRSIGLNITLPHEQDPNPFITPELSFQFHYFALRKMHFMMRAKAMVAFPGGFGTLDELFETLTLVQTGKKRPIPIVLFGREFWKRVIDFDYLAETGMIHWEDTRLVAIVEKAEEGWAHIRNFWKEHRSSGRMP
- a CDS encoding co-chaperone GroES; protein product: MAEATLSKVKIQPLGDRVLVKPVEAKEIKRGGIIIPDTAKEKPQEGEVVAVGKGKMTEEGKVLPMDVKPGDRILYGKYSGNEIKIDDVEHLIMHQDDILGILK